The Daucus carota subsp. sativus chromosome 9, DH1 v3.0, whole genome shotgun sequence genome window below encodes:
- the LOC108200483 gene encoding peroxidase 24-like isoform X3, which translates to MSSVESIVRDITWRKVAENASFAPKLLRLHYHDCFVRGCDASILLDSTDDQNKDNEKAAGPNRSLSGYEFIDEIKAKLEEECPGVVSCADILALAARDAVSYQFQRPMWKVFTGRKDGRVSLASEASANMPSASSNLTTLLAKFQPHGLDMMDLVTLSGAHSIGTTRCVLLSRRLYNFTGRGDTDPSLDPEYAETLKKICPIPLNPATRVEMDPQSSGSFDSHYFQAVNQHKGMFVSDAALLTDQQSAQMAQVLENPVVFIARFAHSMKKMNEIITLAYGEGEVRKNCRVVN; encoded by the exons ATGAG TTCAGTTGAATCGATTGTGAGGGATATTACATGGAGAAAAGTTGCAGAAAACGCGAGTTTTGCACCAAAGCTGTTGAGGCTTCATTACCATGATTGCTTTGTCAGG GGTTGTGATGCATCAATATTGTTggattcaactgatgatcagaATAAAGATAATGAGAAGGCTGCAGGACCAAACAGATCTTTGTCAGGGTATGAATTTATTGACGAAATAAAGGCGAAACTTGAAGAAGAGTGCCCTGGAGTTGTGTCATGTGCTGATATTCTTGCATTAGCTGCTCGCGATGCTGTCTCTTATCAA TTCCAGAGACCAATGTGGAAAGTTTTCACTGGGAGGAAAGACGGAAGAGTTTCACTCGCCTCTGAAGCTTCAGCAAACATGCCATCAGCATCTTCTAATTTAACCACTCTTCTTGCCAAATTTCAACCTCATGGCCTCGACATGATGGACCTTGTAACGCTTTCAG GAGCACATTCAATAGGAACCACGCGATGTGTTTTGCTATCCAGACGACTGTACAATTTCACAGGACGCGGTGATACTGATCCTTCACTGGATCCAGAATACGCAGAAACCTTAAAAAAAATCTGCCCGATTCCTCTAAATCCAGCAACACGTGTAGAAATGGATCCTCAAAGCTCAGGCTCATTTGATAGTCATTATTTCCAAGCTGTGAACCAACACAAAGGCATGTTTGTATCTGACGCAGCATTACTCACTGACCAGCAATCAGCACAGATGGCTCAAGTTTTAGAGAACCCTGTCGTATTCATTGCCAGGTTTGCTCACTCAATGaagaaaatgaatgaaataattaCACTGGCATATGGTGAAGGAGAGGTGAGGAAGAATTGCCGAGTTGTTAATTAA
- the LOC108200484 gene encoding uncharacterized protein LOC108200484, translating to MKKIKFLDWYVKIGVAAAIVGGGMELFMIKTGFYDKVTELEAEKRAWENSPEAEARREALNPWRHLDTPAKKSS from the exons ATGaaaaagattaaatttttaGATTGGTATGTTAAGATAGGTGTTGCAGCAGCCATTGTTGGTGGTGGTATGGAGCTTTTCATGATCAAAACTGGCTTCT ATGACAAAGTAACTGAGTTGGAAGCAGAGAAAAGAGCTTGGGAAAATTCCCCCGAAGCCGAAGCTAGGAGAGAAGCTCTCAACCCTTGGAGACACCTTGATACCCCTGCAAAGAAGAGTTCCTAG
- the LOC108200483 gene encoding peroxidase 24-like isoform X2: MRTCSSVESIVRDITWRKVAENASFAPKLLRLHYHDCFVRGCDASILLDSTDDQNKDNEKAAGPNRSLSGYEFIDEIKAKLEEECPGVVSCADILALAARDAVSYQFQRPMWKVFTGRKDGRVSLASEASANMPSASSNLTTLLAKFQPHGLDMMDLVTLSGAHSIGTTRCVLLSRRLYNFTGRGDTDPSLDPEYAETLKKICPIPLNPATRVEMDPQSSGSFDSHYFQAVNQHKGMFVSDAALLTDQQSAQMAQVLENPVVFIARFAHSMKKMNEIITLAYGEGEVRKNCRVVN, translated from the exons ATGAG AACTTGCAGTTCAGTTGAATCGATTGTGAGGGATATTACATGGAGAAAAGTTGCAGAAAACGCGAGTTTTGCACCAAAGCTGTTGAGGCTTCATTACCATGATTGCTTTGTCAGG GGTTGTGATGCATCAATATTGTTggattcaactgatgatcagaATAAAGATAATGAGAAGGCTGCAGGACCAAACAGATCTTTGTCAGGGTATGAATTTATTGACGAAATAAAGGCGAAACTTGAAGAAGAGTGCCCTGGAGTTGTGTCATGTGCTGATATTCTTGCATTAGCTGCTCGCGATGCTGTCTCTTATCAA TTCCAGAGACCAATGTGGAAAGTTTTCACTGGGAGGAAAGACGGAAGAGTTTCACTCGCCTCTGAAGCTTCAGCAAACATGCCATCAGCATCTTCTAATTTAACCACTCTTCTTGCCAAATTTCAACCTCATGGCCTCGACATGATGGACCTTGTAACGCTTTCAG GAGCACATTCAATAGGAACCACGCGATGTGTTTTGCTATCCAGACGACTGTACAATTTCACAGGACGCGGTGATACTGATCCTTCACTGGATCCAGAATACGCAGAAACCTTAAAAAAAATCTGCCCGATTCCTCTAAATCCAGCAACACGTGTAGAAATGGATCCTCAAAGCTCAGGCTCATTTGATAGTCATTATTTCCAAGCTGTGAACCAACACAAAGGCATGTTTGTATCTGACGCAGCATTACTCACTGACCAGCAATCAGCACAGATGGCTCAAGTTTTAGAGAACCCTGTCGTATTCATTGCCAGGTTTGCTCACTCAATGaagaaaatgaatgaaataattaCACTGGCATATGGTGAAGGAGAGGTGAGGAAGAATTGCCGAGTTGTTAATTAA
- the LOC108200483 gene encoding peroxidase 24-like isoform X1 codes for MRSSFMFLLLALVLVNTVMVCNGKKLLKMKYYRRTCSSVESIVRDITWRKVAENASFAPKLLRLHYHDCFVRGCDASILLDSTDDQNKDNEKAAGPNRSLSGYEFIDEIKAKLEEECPGVVSCADILALAARDAVSYQFQRPMWKVFTGRKDGRVSLASEASANMPSASSNLTTLLAKFQPHGLDMMDLVTLSGAHSIGTTRCVLLSRRLYNFTGRGDTDPSLDPEYAETLKKICPIPLNPATRVEMDPQSSGSFDSHYFQAVNQHKGMFVSDAALLTDQQSAQMAQVLENPVVFIARFAHSMKKMNEIITLAYGEGEVRKNCRVVN; via the exons ATGAGGTCAAGTTTCATGTTTTTGCTTCTTGCTCTTGTACTGGTCAATACTGTTATGGTTTGCAATGGGAAAAAGCTGCTGAAAATGAAGTACTATCGCAGAACTTGCAGTTCAGTTGAATCGATTGTGAGGGATATTACATGGAGAAAAGTTGCAGAAAACGCGAGTTTTGCACCAAAGCTGTTGAGGCTTCATTACCATGATTGCTTTGTCAGG GGTTGTGATGCATCAATATTGTTggattcaactgatgatcagaATAAAGATAATGAGAAGGCTGCAGGACCAAACAGATCTTTGTCAGGGTATGAATTTATTGACGAAATAAAGGCGAAACTTGAAGAAGAGTGCCCTGGAGTTGTGTCATGTGCTGATATTCTTGCATTAGCTGCTCGCGATGCTGTCTCTTATCAA TTCCAGAGACCAATGTGGAAAGTTTTCACTGGGAGGAAAGACGGAAGAGTTTCACTCGCCTCTGAAGCTTCAGCAAACATGCCATCAGCATCTTCTAATTTAACCACTCTTCTTGCCAAATTTCAACCTCATGGCCTCGACATGATGGACCTTGTAACGCTTTCAG GAGCACATTCAATAGGAACCACGCGATGTGTTTTGCTATCCAGACGACTGTACAATTTCACAGGACGCGGTGATACTGATCCTTCACTGGATCCAGAATACGCAGAAACCTTAAAAAAAATCTGCCCGATTCCTCTAAATCCAGCAACACGTGTAGAAATGGATCCTCAAAGCTCAGGCTCATTTGATAGTCATTATTTCCAAGCTGTGAACCAACACAAAGGCATGTTTGTATCTGACGCAGCATTACTCACTGACCAGCAATCAGCACAGATGGCTCAAGTTTTAGAGAACCCTGTCGTATTCATTGCCAGGTTTGCTCACTCAATGaagaaaatgaatgaaataattaCACTGGCATATGGTGAAGGAGAGGTGAGGAAGAATTGCCGAGTTGTTAATTAA
- the LOC108201623 gene encoding pentatricopeptide repeat-containing protein At1g62930, chloroplastic-like, with translation MKMMMCSFNITVDIFTYSTVINCCCHLKRVDYGFTLLAAIFKRGFVPNVVTYTTLLRGLISQDKFLEAELLFKNLLKHNQVEPNAVIFNTIIDGLCKTGNTSQAMMLLRYMENKSCMPDVVTYNTVIDSLSKDRLVDEALGLLAEMSDKSIQPSVVSYNSLTHGMCNLNRWEDITLLLKDMDRHKISPNKRTYNILVDAHARDGKVKDAEHLIDLMLRRGQPPDVVTYNTLMDGYCLRGELDKALAVLETIRIEGILPDTQTYNTLINGYCKKMKVDTAIHLLEEMPLKGLTPTVETYNTILDGLFRTRRLDEAHKFYKKMLNQSVKLNIVTCSILLHGLCWNGLVGEAITMFHKMESCRLVPDICIYNILIHGLFKDGKVDEARNLFQKILLKGLRPSVITYNSMIQGFCQEGLLDEAYRILLEMEEHNCLPNEVTYNTLIRSCFKNKMYDGGCVLIDEMIAHGFKADASTTSMLFDLLQLKEQDPALLALQKKFMP, from the coding sequence atgaagatgatgatgtgctCTTTTAACATTACTGTTGATATATTTACTTATAGTACTGTCATTAACTGTTGTTGTCACTTAAAACGAGTTGATTATGGCTTTACGCTGTTGGCTGCCATCTTTAAACGTGGTTTTGTCCCGAATGTTGTTACCTACACAACTCTTCTTAGGGGACTCATTTCCCAGGACAAGTTTCTTGAGGCTGAGCTTCTCTTCAAGAACCTTCTCAAGCACAATCAAGTTGAGCCCAATGCAGTTATCTTTAACACCATTATTGACGGCCTCTGCAAAACAGGGAACACTTCCCAGGCTATGATGTTGCTTAGATACATGGAGAACAAAAGTTGTATGCCGGATGTAGTAACTTACAACACTGTTATTGATAGTTTGTCCAAAGACAGATTAGTTGATGAAGCTCTGGGTCTTCTTGCCGAAATGAGTGACAAAAGCATTCAACCAAGTGTTGTATCCTATAACTCATTAACTCATGGTATGTGCAACCTTAACCGATGGGAAGATATAACACTATTGTTGAAAGATATGGACAGACACAAAATTTCTCCAAATAAGCGTACTTATAATATATTGGTTGATGCACATGCCAGAGATGGAAAGGTCAAAGATGCTGAACATCTGATAGATTTGATGCTTCGAAGAGGCCAACCTCCAGATGTAGTCACATATAATACGCTAATGGATGGATACTGCTTGCGGGGAGAATTGGATAAAGCATTAGCAGTGCTTGAAACAATAAGAATTGAGGGGATTTTGCCAGACACTCAGACCTATAATACATTGATCAATGGTTATTGTAAGAAGATGAAAGTAGACACAGCAATACATCTCTTAGAAGAAATGCCCCTGAAAGGTTTAACACCTACAGTTGAAACGTACAATACTATTTTGGATGGGTTATTTCGTACACGTAGGCTTGATGAAGCACATAAGTTTTATAAGAAAATGTTAAACCAAAGTGTAAAACTGAATATAGTGACATGCAGTATCTTGCTTCATGGACTTTGCTGGAATGGACTTGTTGGTGAAGCGATTACCATGTTTCACAAGATGGAGTCATGTCGCTTAGTTCCTGACATATGCATTTATAACATTCTGATTCATGGATTGTTCAAGGACGGCAAAGTTGATGAAGCAAGAAacctttttcaaaaaattcttttaaaggGTTTACGGCCTAGTGTCATAACCTACAACAGTATGATACAAGGATTCTGTCAAGAAGGGTTGCTGGATGAAGCATATAGAATACTTTTGGAAATGGAAGAGCACAATTGCTTGCCTAATGAAGTTACCTACAACACTCTTATCCGCAGCTGCTTTAAGAATAAGATGTATGATGGAGGTTGTGTGCTTATAGATGAGATGATTGCTCATGGTTTCAAAGCAGATGCCTCTACCACCTCCATGCTCTTCGATTTGCTGCAATTGAAAGAGCAGGACCCCGCGCTCCTTGCTTTGCAGAAGAAGTTCATGCCTTGA